One part of the Saprospiraceae bacterium genome encodes these proteins:
- a CDS encoding cytochrome C peroxidase, producing the protein MKAILFSSKTYISLFVLGLIFFFSFKKAEISSLKKIYLADVERLEGALQHLKVTIQQEDVSSEEGKLRVLNYLNETRIYVKNADFWLRYLEPIVYKKINGPLPVEWENEVFEKFEKPYKREGAGLSLAAVYMEEPNFEKDSLIRLIDLTMESCIPYKQDSITRFFKNHHAFFLANRLFLLNLAALYTTGFECPDSERILPELKAMLAHVSMINSAYNETFQDYPLGEMYLKRFKKLETYIASQHQDINRFNHYNFIKDFVNLLFAMNQEMIRKYKIVSENFNDYSLNNKASSIFDKFLYEGQDTKGIYRGIKNDSLLSQIRAFGKLLFYDPILSKNNKRSCVSCHKPKEFFTDTSVTSSLEFDQHTLLSRNTPTLLNADANHLLMLDGKHIDLFGQFKDVIANPKELASTEKEILKKILSCHEYKERLKQFADWTNSKEITFEHISASVILYFSQFSKYTAPFDDAMNNKSILNTQVIDGFNLFMGKAACGTCHFVPLFNGVKPPYIGSEFEVLGVPQTKDFKALSVDQGRYLINPAKETKHAFRTGNLKNIMKTKPFMHNGVFKSMEEVIEFYDAGGGVGKGFQLKNQTLSSDSLKLSDTEKIQLIQFMESLTENIIFDEPPAALPKSKIKALNQRKVGGEY; encoded by the coding sequence TTGAAAGCTATCTTATTCTCTTCCAAAACATACATTAGCCTATTTGTCTTAGGTTTAATTTTCTTTTTTTCTTTCAAAAAGGCAGAGATATCAAGTTTAAAAAAAATCTACCTGGCAGATGTCGAAAGATTAGAAGGAGCACTACAGCATTTAAAAGTTACTATCCAACAAGAGGACGTAAGTTCAGAAGAAGGCAAACTTAGGGTTCTGAATTATTTAAATGAAACGCGTATCTATGTTAAAAATGCTGATTTTTGGCTCCGGTATCTTGAACCAATTGTTTATAAAAAAATAAATGGCCCTTTACCTGTAGAATGGGAAAATGAAGTTTTTGAAAAATTTGAAAAGCCTTATAAAAGGGAAGGAGCTGGTTTGAGTTTGGCAGCCGTTTATATGGAAGAACCGAATTTTGAAAAGGATTCTTTAATTCGCTTGATTGATTTAACTATGGAATCCTGTATACCGTATAAACAAGATTCGATCACCCGTTTTTTTAAAAATCATCATGCATTTTTTCTGGCAAATCGATTGTTTTTATTAAACCTTGCAGCGCTTTATACAACCGGCTTTGAATGTCCGGATTCAGAGCGGATTCTCCCTGAACTTAAAGCGATGCTAGCACATGTTAGTATGATTAATTCTGCTTACAATGAAACATTTCAGGATTATCCCTTAGGAGAGATGTATCTCAAAAGATTCAAAAAATTAGAGACTTATATCGCATCTCAACATCAGGATATAAACCGATTTAATCATTATAACTTTATTAAAGACTTTGTAAATCTATTATTTGCAATGAATCAGGAAATGATTCGCAAATACAAGATTGTTTCGGAAAATTTTAATGACTATTCACTGAATAATAAGGCAAGTTCAATTTTTGATAAGTTTCTTTATGAAGGCCAGGATACGAAAGGTATCTATAGGGGAATAAAAAATGATTCTCTCTTAAGTCAAATTAGAGCTTTTGGTAAATTATTATTTTATGATCCAATACTATCAAAAAACAATAAGCGATCCTGTGTGTCCTGTCATAAACCTAAAGAATTTTTTACCGATACATCCGTTACAAGCAGTTTGGAGTTTGATCAGCACACGCTATTGTCGCGAAACACACCCACACTATTGAATGCAGATGCAAATCATTTGCTTATGTTGGATGGAAAGCATATTGATCTATTCGGACAATTTAAGGATGTTATTGCGAATCCAAAAGAACTGGCAAGTACTGAAAAGGAAATTCTAAAAAAGATTTTAAGTTGCCATGAGTATAAAGAGCGGTTAAAACAATTTGCTGATTGGACGAATAGTAAGGAGATTACATTTGAACATATTTCCGCTTCAGTTATACTTTATTTTAGTCAGTTTAGTAAATATACTGCGCCTTTTGATGACGCAATGAATAATAAATCAATTCTCAATACACAGGTAATCGATGGATTTAATTTATTTATGGGTAAGGCCGCTTGTGGTACCTGTCATTTTGTTCCGTTGTTTAATGGTGTAAAACCTCCTTATATCGGTAGTGAATTTGAAGTGTTAGGCGTTCCGCAAACTAAAGATTTTAAAGCACTTAGTGTCGATCAAGGTCGGTATCTAATAAATCCTGCCAAGGAGACAAAACATGCATTTCGAACTGGCAATTTGAAAAATATTATGAAGACAAAACCCTTTATGCATAATGGCGTTTTTAAAAGTATGGAAGAAGTCATTGAGTTTTATGATGCAGGAGGAGGGGTTGGCAAAGGATTTCAATTAAAGAATCAAACCTTATCAAGTGATTCTCTAAAATTGAGTGACACTGAAAAAATTCAATTGATTCAATTTATGGAATCTTTAACGGAAAATATTATTTTTGATGAGCCACCAGCAGCGCTTCCTAAATCAAAAATCAAAGCGTTAAACCAGCGAAAAGTTGGTGGTGAATATTAA
- a CDS encoding c-type cytochrome: MNRNYLFGMLFIGMFVFQCHSNKVVYDLPDTISKDAKRNFTAYLDEGQALYKINCSNCHGIIGNGIDSIPNFTKLEIETYKAKLALKNENTHGAAEKLSYQQIESILHFLTFRKLK; the protein is encoded by the coding sequence ATGAATAGAAACTATTTATTTGGAATGCTATTTATCGGAATGTTTGTTTTTCAATGCCATTCAAATAAAGTAGTTTACGATTTACCAGATACAATCTCAAAAGATGCCAAACGAAATTTTACTGCATACCTTGATGAAGGGCAAGCTCTTTACAAAATAAATTGCAGTAATTGTCATGGTATTATTGGCAATGGTATTGACAGTATTCCAAATTTTACAAAATTAGAAATTGAAACCTATAAAGCTAAGCTCGCTTTAAAAAATGAAAATACACATGGTGCTGCAGAAAAACTTAGCTATCAACAAATTGAATCCATTTTGCATTTTCTTACTTTTCGCAAATTAAAATAA